A region of Drosophila mauritiana strain mau12 chromosome 3L, ASM438214v1, whole genome shotgun sequence DNA encodes the following proteins:
- the LOC117140172 gene encoding uncharacterized protein LOC117140172: MQRLCCCQTNNETICSFVDICISQRSSGQQKKSADASTPHKNANLECAKDFAMDSAISTTSRDLNSTRGNHICEHIPRWMAMM, translated from the coding sequence ATGCAACGTTTGTGTTGCTGTCAAACAAATAACGAAACGATTTGCTCATTTGTTGATATTTGCATTTCGCAACGGTCTTCGGGGCAGCAGAAGAAGTCTGCGGATGCCTCTACTCCCCATAAGAATGCAAATCTCGAGTGTGCTAAAGATTTCGCAATGGACTCTGCGATTTCTACGACCTCTCGGGACTTGAACTCCACACGAGGAAACCACATATGTGAGCATATTCCCCGCTGGATGGCTATGATGTAA
- the LOC117140171 gene encoding LOW QUALITY PROTEIN: uncharacterized protein LOC117140171 (The sequence of the model RefSeq protein was modified relative to this genomic sequence to represent the inferred CDS: inserted 2 bases in 1 codon) encodes MPGRPEKPMELIKPPRMSAVWFSTGPEVAGGSASRESTNCNININSNISNKSNKDEKSLASWLHEEMSLECQLGKNLFIFGSNELTEXDKRTSSGPTELMGGLADGRRIGRTDNCERFHTKQDDG; translated from the exons ATGCCAGGGAGGCCAGAAAAGCCCATGGAGCTAATTAAGCCGCCTCGCATGAGTGCTGTGTGGTTTTCCACGGGGCCAGAGGTTGCGGGTGGCTCTGCATCAAGGGAAAGCACTAACtgcaacatcaacatcaacagcaacaTTAGCAACAAGAGCAACAAAGATGAGAAATCGCTGGCTTCCTGGCTTCATGAAGAAATGAGTCTAGAGTGCCAGTTGGGGAAAAACTTGTTCATCTTTGGCTCTAACGAGCTAACGGA CGACAAGCGGACAAGCAGCGGACCAACCGAGCTGATGGGCGGACTGGCGGACGGACGCCGCATTGGACGGACGGACAACTGTGAGCGATTCCACACAAAACAAGACGATGGGTAA
- the LOC117139583 gene encoding islet cell autoantigen 1, with protein sequence MLKSEVQHQFWITKKVVQRKLGTKEDKHIISSDAELDSKIEVFKSISDTSLNLCKIIDQYQERLCILSQEECVFGRFLKEAGKRSRTTGGSIAHTAKAVSCAGQQRMCVRVPLLRLQHEVDVFRCRAVKDTEQTLQTMEKERTEYRAALSWMKSASQELDPDTGKGLDKFRTAQAHVRVAKHNFDGYSMDSIQKIDLLAAARCNMYSHALVAYVTELKNFAQKAASTFQTISKALIIKPKYDFCVLKELSQNEGPTEEVPPIEAVDKDQSLFFANEYQDKLETQPETKESDEDKTSAPPTACGDNESLLIELSKQLEDSPLIDAPLDEDIPAQNSSNKLWSRLFSQQNQQPIPSQVAKDSKASGGGATPVPSKSQSTNNPWLDLFADLDPLANPQAFDLKLSGGRSVAEQT encoded by the exons ATGCTCAAGTCGGAGGTTCAGCACCAGTTCTGGATTACCAAGAAGGTGGTGCAGCGCAAGCTCGGAACGAAGGAGGACAAGCACATAATATCCTCGGACGCGGAGCTGGATTCCAAGATCGAGGTGTTCAAATCGATATCGGACACCAGCTTGAACCTGTGCAAAATCATTGACCAATATCAGGAGCGCCTATGCATCCTGTCGCAGGAGGAGTGCGTGTTCGGCAGGTTCCTCAAGGAGGCGGGAAAGCGGAGCAGAACCACGGGCGGTAGTATAGCCCACACGGCCAAGGCCGTATCCTGCGCTGGACAGCAGAGGATGTGCGTGCGGGTGCCGCTCCTGCGGCTCCAGCACGAAGTCGATGTGTTCCGCTGCCGGGCGGTCAAGGACACGGAGCAGACCCTCCAGACGATGGAGAAGGAGCGCACGGAATACCGCGCCGCTCTCTCCTGGATGAAGTCCGCCAGCCAGGAGCTGGATCCCGATACGGGCAAAGGTCTGGACAAGTTTCGCACGGCACAGGCCCACGTGCGGGTGGCCAAGCATAATTTCGATGGTTACTCAATGGATTCCATTCAGAAG ATTGATTTACTAGCAGCTGCTCGCTGCAACATGTATTCCCATGCTCTGGTGGCGTACGTAACCGAGTTGAAGAACTTTGCCCAGAAGGCCGCCTCCACATTCCAGACCATATCCAAGGCCTTGATTATAAAGCCCAAGTACGACTTCTGTGTGCTAAAGGAACTGTCTCAAAATGAAGGACCCACAGAGGAAGTGCCGCCAATCGAAGCCGTGGATAAGGACCAGTCGTTATTCTTTGCT AACGAGTACCAGGACAAGCTGGAAACCCAGCCGGAAACCAAGGAGTCCGATGAGGACAAAACAAGTGCACCTCCCACTGCCTGCGGCGACAATGAATCCTTGCTTATTGAGCTTTCCAAGCAGCTGGAGGACAGTCCGCTTATAGATGCGCCGCTGGATGAAGATATACCTGCCCAAAATAGCAGTAACAAGCTATGGTCCCGCTTGTTTAGCCAGCAGAATCAGCAACCCATACCGAGCCAAGTAGCCAAGGACTCCAAGGCAAGTGGAGGTGGCGCCACCCCGGTTCCCAGCAAATCGCAGTCCACCAACAATCCCTGGCTGGATCTCTTCGCCGACTTGGATCCCTTAGCCAATCCGCAAGCCTTCGATTTGAAACTGAGCGGCGGACGCAGTGTGGCCGAGCAGACCTGA
- the LOC117139582 gene encoding dnaJ homolog subfamily C member 2, whose protein sequence is MTSGTVATAVEVQLPLKVVRRKIERVGFAYFAQRRQFLAPGGVERSESDEKLEGVGEEVDISYLKSLDPKEWKDQDHYAILGLGKLRYEASEDDIRRAYRRMVLLHHPDKRKAKGEEVIQDDDYFTCITKAYEILGTSKPRRSFDSVDPEFDDSLPSQTDIDNDFFGVFNKFFTLNGRWSEKPHVPAFGQVDAKREEVERFYNFWYDFKSWREFSYLDEEDKEKGQDRDERRWIEKENRAARIKRKKEEMSRIRSLVDLAYNNDKRIQRFKQEEKDRKAAAKRAKMDAAQAQKAEADRAIREAALAKEKAEKAEQKRIEQIRIEREQQKKLLKKERKTLRDKVKDCKYYAKNDKDQLKHMEGIEKICETFNLAELQALNKAMESKGRESFVAALQTAEQKIAAELEEINQTQAKKLASSAVTPKGVKEVKKNELWSNENVQLLIKAVNLFPAGTAQRWDVIATFINQHSQDNTVLVTARDVLNKAKALQNTDHSKSSLKTQANDAAFASFEKSKKDVQTCKDITLGEETTAQASKENLKQNGVDHKANNQSTKQNGTSPATATPAAAAPAPVPATNGSSGGGAASKTWTKEEQALLEQAIKTYPTTTPDRWDCIAACIPNRSKKDCLRRVKELVELVNSKKEAQAAVK, encoded by the exons ATGACGAGCGGTACGGTAGCGACGGCGGTGGAGGTGCAGCTGCCGCTCAAGGTCGTTCGCCGTAAAATCGAGCGCGTTGGCTTCGCTTACTTTGCGCAACGGCGCCAATTTCTAGCTCCCGGCGGCGTGGAGCGTAGCGAAAGCGATGAGAAGTTGGAGGGCGTCGGCGAGGAGGTGGACATCAGCTACCTGAAGTCGCTGGATCCCAAGGAGTGGAAGGACCAGGATCACTACGCCATTCTTGGCTTGGGCAAGCTCCG ATACGAGGCCAGCGAGGATGATATTCGACGGGCTTACAGGCGCATGGTCCTGCTGCACCATCCCGATAAGCGGAAAGCCAAGGGCGAGGAAGTCATCCAGGACGACGACTACTTCACATGCATAACCAAAGCTTACGAGATACTGG GCACATCCAAGCCGCGCCGCAGCTTTGACTCAGTGGATCCCGAGTTTGACGACTCGCTGCCCTCACAGACCGACATCGATAACGACTTCTTTGGCGTATTCAACAAATTCTTCACACTTAACGGGCGCTGGAGCGAAAAGCCGCATGTTCCCGCCTTCGGGCAGGTGGACGCCAAACGCGAGGAGGTGGAGCGCTTCTACAACTTCTGGTACGATTTTAAGTCATGGCGGGAATTCAGCTACTTGGACGAAGAGGACAAGGAGAAGGGCCAGGACCGCGACGAACGTCGCTGGATCGAAAAGGAGAACAGGGCGGCTCGAATCAAGCGCAAGAAGGAGGAAATGTCTCGCATCAGGTCGCTCGTCGATTTGGCCTACAACAATGATAAGCGCATTCAGCGCTTCAAGCAGGAGGAAAAGGATCGCAAGGCTGCTGCCAAGCGAGCCAAGATGGACGCCGCCCAGGCCCAGAAGGCAGAAGCTGATCGAGCCATCCGTGAAGCGGCTTTGGCCAAGGAGAAGGCTGAAAAGGCCGAGCAGAAACGCATCGAGCAGATCCGCATCGAACGCGAGCAGCAGAAAAAGCTGCTTAAGAAGGAGCGCAAAACGCTGCGCGACAAGGTCAAGGACTGCAAGTATTATGCCAAGAACGACAAGGATCAGCTGAAGCACATGGAGGGCATCGAGAAGATTTGCGAGACCTTCAATCTTGCTGAGCTGCAAGCTCTAAATAAGGCAATGGAAAGCAAGGGCCGTGAGTCGTTTGTTGCTGCCCTGCAAACGGCCGAGCAGAAGATAGCTGCCGAGTTGGAGGAGATTAACCAGACACAGGCCAAGAAGCTCGCCAGCTCAGCGGTCACGCCAAAAGGCGTTAAGGAGGTCAAGAAGAATGAGCTCTGGAGCAATGAGAACGTGCAGTTGCTTATCAAGGCGGTTAATCTGTTTCCCGCTGGCACTGCGCAGCGTTGGGATGTCATAGCCACGTTCATCAACCAACATAGCCAAGATAACACTGTTCTGGTCACTGCAAGGGATGTGCTCAACAAAGCGAAGGCGCTCCAGAACACAGATCACTCGAAGAGCTCCCTGAAGACTCAAGCCAACGATGCGGCATTTGCCAGTTTCGAGAAGTCCAAGAAAGATGTTCAGACGTGTAAGGATATAACCCTGGGCGAGGAGACGACGGCCCAGGCGAGCAAGGAGAACTTGAAACAGAACGGGGTAGATCACAAGGCGAACAATCAGTCAACCAAGCAGAATGGCACGTCTCCGGCTACAGCAACCCCCGCAGCTGCTGCACCAGCCCCAGTTCCAGCCACAAATGGGTCATCGGGTGGCGGTGCTGCATCCAAAACCTGGACTAAGGAGGAGCAAGCCCTGCTCGAACAGGCCATTAAAACCTATCCAACGACGACACCCGATCGCTGGGATTGCATCGCAGCCTGCATACCGAATCGCAGTAAAAAGGACTGCTTGCGTCGCGTTAAGGAGCTGGTCGAGCTGGTTAACTCCAAGAAAGAGGCACAGGCGGCGGTCAAATGA